In one window of Vicia villosa cultivar HV-30 ecotype Madison, WI unplaced genomic scaffold, Vvil1.0 ctg.006562F_1_1, whole genome shotgun sequence DNA:
- the LOC131643010 gene encoding leucine-rich repeat extensin-like protein 3: MELSPPQPSPPNPFITLPPPPPRRHQTPPSPPPPPYSITPPSPPSPITPPPPPQKNSKSTSSCFIVPTTTTRSERELSPPQPSPPNPFITLPPPPPRRHQTPPSPPPPPYSITPPSPPSPITPPPPPRKNSKSTSSCFIVPTTTTRSERELSPPQPSPPNPFITLPPPPPRRHQTPPSPPPPPYSITPPSPPSPITPPPPPRKNSKSTSSCFIVPTTTTRSERELSPPQPSPPNPFITLPPPPPRRHQTPPSPPPPPYSITPPSPPSPITPPPPPQKNSKSTSRL, translated from the exons ATGGAGTTGTCACCACCACAACCATCTCCACCCAACCCTTTCATTAcacttccaccaccaccaccacgtcGCCACCAAACTCCACCTTCACCTCCACCGCCGCCATATTCCATTACACCTCCTTCTCCACCATCTCCCAttacacctcctcctcctcctcaaaaaaactcaaaatcaacATCAAG tTGTTTCATCGTGCCTACAACTACAACCCGATCCGAAAGGGAGTTGTCACCACCACAACCATCTCCACCCAACCCTTTCATTAcacttccaccaccaccaccacgtcGCCACCAAACTCCACCTTCACCTCCACCGCCGCCATATTCCATTACACCTCCTTCTCCACCATCTCCCAttacacctcctcctcctcctcggaaaaactcaaaatcaaCATCAAG tTGTTTCATCGTGCCTACAACTACAACCCGATCCGAAAGGGAGTTGTCACCACCACAACCATCTCCACCCAACCCTTTCATTAcacttccaccaccaccaccacgtcGCCACCAAACTCCACCTTCACCTCCACCGCCGCCATATTCCATTACACCTCCTTCTCCACCATCTCCCAttacacctcctcctcctcctcggaaaaactcaaaatcaaCATCAAG tTGTTTCATCGTGCCTACAACTACAACCCGATCCGAAAGGGAGTTGTCACCACCACAACCATCTCCACCCAACCCTTTCATTAcacttccaccaccaccaccacgtcGCCACCAAACTCCACCTTCACCTCCACCGCCGCCATATTCCATTACACCTCCTTCTCCACCATCTCCCAttacacctcctcctcctcctcagaaAAACTCAAAATCAACATCAAGGTTATAA